The following are encoded together in the Oncorhynchus gorbuscha isolate QuinsamMale2020 ecotype Even-year linkage group LG03, OgorEven_v1.0, whole genome shotgun sequence genome:
- the LOC124021234 gene encoding renin-like — MAMLMHCWVCVIALSLTMTTTNALQRISLKKMPSIRETLHEIGVSPAQFFAELAQKSKDDPSTSNGTTPTPLTNYLDAQYYGEISIGSPAQIFNVVFDTGSANLWVPSYNCSPLYTACFTHNRYDASKSRTHIENGTGFSIQYASGNVRGFLSEDVVVVGGIPVVQVFAEVTALPAIPFIFAKFDGVLGMGYPIVAIDGITPVFDRIMSQHVLKDDVFSVYYSKDPMHKPGGELVLGGTDPDYYTGTFNYMGTREAGKWEVNMKGVSVGEEMLFCKEGCMAVIDTGSSYITGPASSVSVLMKTIGATELVEGGYTVNCELVKSLPSVTFHLGGHEYSLTEGDYILWQSQFGEDICSVTFRGLDVPPPTGPIWILGANFIARYYTEFDRRNNRIGFATAV, encoded by the exons ATGGCCATGCTGATGCATTGCTGGGTGTGTGTGATTGCTCTGTCACTGACGATGACCACAACCAATGCCTTACAAAG GATCAGTCTGAAGAAGATGCCCTCCATAAGAGAGACTCTGCATGAGATAGGGGTGTCCCCAGCCCAGTTCTTTGCTGAATTGGCCCAGAAAAGCAAAGATGACCCCTCCACCAGCAACGggaccacccccacccccctcacCAACTACCTGGAT gCCCAGTATTATGGGGAGATCAGTATTGGTTCTCCTGCTCAGATATTCAATGTGGTGTTTGATACAGGCTCAGCTAACCTGTGGGTGCCCTCTTAcaactgttcccctctctatacTGCCtgct TTACCCACAACAGATATGATGCCTCCAAATCCCGAACACACATAGAGAACGGGACAGGTTTCTCCATCCAGTATGCCTCTGGAAACGTCAGAGGGTTCCTGAGTGAGGATGTGGTTGTG GTGGGTGGCATCCCAGTGGTCCAGGTATTTGCTGAGGTTACAGCCCTGCCTGCCATCCCCTTCATCTTTGCCAAGTTTGATGGGGTCCTGGGGATGGGCTACCCCATCGTGGCCATCGACGGCATCACCCCCGTGTTCGACCGCATTATGTCCCAGCACGTCCTCAAGGACGACGTCTTCTCTGTCTATTACAGCAA AGATCCAATGCACAAACCAGGTGGAGAGCTAGTGCTGGGAGGGACAGACCCAGACTACTACACTGGTACCTTCAACTACATGGGCACCCGTGAGGCAGGAAAATGGGAGGTCAACATGAAAGG GGTGTCTGTGGGGGAGGAGATGCTGTTCTGTAAGGAGGGCTGCATGGCTGTGATTGACACAGGCTCCTCCTACATTACAGGCCCTGCCTCTTCTGTGTCTGTACTGATGAAGACCATTGGAGCCACagagctggtagagggaggg TATACTGTGAACTGTGAACTGGTAAAGTCCTTACCCAGTGTCACCTTCCACCTGGGAGGCCATGAGTACTCACTCACTGAAGGAGACTACATTTTATGG CAATCTCAGTTTGGAGAGGACATATGTAGCGTGACTTTTAGGGGTTTGGATGTGCCTCCCCCTACTGGCCCTATCTGGATCCTGGGAGCCAACTTCATCGCCCGCTACTACACAGAGTTTGACCGTCGCAACAACCGCATAGGCTTCGCCACAGCAGTCTGA
- the LOC124021242 gene encoding uncharacterized protein LOC124021242 gives MTLHVSAHIQCKTKVCLCVIVFLSLSLTMGDPGPCRHSITRDHLLTIRRLIDNQLQSGCSITYTFIERRSLSKCCYVKAALPWILELLTSHFRYTQGSDNHSYVLSLTCLLHNIYSQRCVPQINEELEDDPVSFGMSFSSSPSEALGRVQDVLSEYWELVTTRDSPVDWSCEREYRDTEEPPTVLPTAFSLTTGGQLPQGSLQGL, from the exons ATGACCCTTCACGTGTCAGCCCACATTCAGTGCAAAACCAAG gtgtgtctgtgtgtgatagtgttcCTGAGTCTCTCCTTGACCATGGGAGACCCTGGTCCGTGCAGACACTCCATCACCAGAGATCACCTGCTGACCATAAGACGCCTG ATAGATAACCAGTTGCAGAGTGGATGCTCAATAACCTACACATTCATTGAGCGGAGAAGTTTG AGTAAATGTTGTTATGTGAAAGCTGCCCTGCCCTGGATCTTGGAGCTCCTGACCAGCCACTTTAGATACACCCAAGGCTCAGACAACCACAGCTACGTTCTGTCTCTGACCTGTCTCCTCCACAACATCTACTCTCAGAGATGTGTACCACAGATCAACGAGGAGCTAGAG GATGACCCAGTGAGCTTTGGAATGTCATTCAGCAGCTCCCCATCAGAGGCCCTGGGGAGGGTCCAGGATGTCCTGTCTGAGTACTGGGAGCTGGTGACCACCAGGGATTCCCCGGTAGACTGGAGCTGTGAGAGGGAGTACAGAGACACAGAAGAGCCCCCCACAGTCCTCCCTACAGCTTTCTCTCTGACTACAGGTGGGCAACTTCCTCAAGGTTCTTTACAGGGTCTCTAG